A single window of Symphalangus syndactylus isolate Jambi chromosome 4, NHGRI_mSymSyn1-v2.1_pri, whole genome shotgun sequence DNA harbors:
- the TKTL2 gene encoding transketolase-like protein 2 isoform X2 — translation MAYDAKPDVKTVQVLRDTANRLRIRSIKATCASGSGQLTSCCSAAEVVSVLFFHTMKYKPTDPEHPDNDRFILSKGLPFVDVATGCLGQGLGAACGMAYTGKYLDKASYRVFCLMGDGESSEGSVWEAFAFASHYNLDNLVAVFDVNRLGQSGPAPLEHGADIYQNCCEAFGWNTYLVDGHDVEALCQAFWQASQVKNKPTAIVAKTFKGRGIPNIEDAENWHGKPVPKERADAIVKLIESQIQTNENLIPKSPVEDSPQISITDIKVTSPPAYKVGDKIATQKTYGLALAKMGRANERVIVLSGDTMNSTFSEIFRKEHPERFIECVTAEQNMVNVALGCATHGRTIAFASAFAAFFTRAFDQLRMGAISQANINLIGSHCGVSTGEDGVCQMALEDLAMFRSIPNCTVFYPSDAISTEHAVYLAANTKGMCFIRTSQPETAVIYTPQENFEIGQAKVVRHSVNDKVTVIGAGVTLHEALAAADHLSQQGISVRVIDPFTIKPLDAATIISSAKATGGRVITVEDHYREGGIGEAVCAAVSREPDIRVHQLAVSGVPQRRKTSELLDMFGISTRHIIAAVTLTLMK, via the exons ATGGCCTACGATGCCAAGCCCGACGTGAAGACCGTGCAGGTGCTGCGGGACACCGCCAACCGCCTGCGGATCCGTTCCATCAAGGCCACGTGTGCCTCTGGTTCTGGCCAGCTCACGTCGTGCTGCAGTGCAGCGGAGGTCGTGTCTGTCCTCTTCTTCCACACGATGAAGTATAAACCGACAGACCCAGAACACCCAGACAACGACCGGTTCATCCTCTCCAAGGGAC TGCCGTTTGTTGACGTGGCAACAGGGTGCCTAGGACAGGGATTAGGTGCTGCATGTGGAATGGCTTATACTGGCAAGTACCTTGACAAGGCCAGCTACCGGGTGTTCTGCCTTATGGGAGATGGCGAATCCTCAGAAGGCTCTGTGTGGGAGGCTTTCGCTTTTGCCTCCCACTACAACTTGGACAATCTTGTGGCAGTCTTTGACGTGAACCGCTTGGGACAAAGTGGGCCTGCACCCCTTGAGCATGGCGCAGACATCTACCAGAATTGCTGTGAAGCCTTTGGATGGAATACTTACTTAGTGGACGGCCATGATGTGGAGGCCTTGTGCCAAGCATTTTGGCAAGCAAGTCAAGTGAAGAACAAGCCTACTGCTATAGTTGCCAAGACCTTCAAAGGTCGGGGTATTCCAAATATTGAGGATGCAGAAAATTGGCATGGAAAGCCAGTGCCAAAAGAAAGAGCAGATGCAATTGTCAAATTAATTGAGAGTCAGATACAGACCAATGAGAATCTCATACCAAAATCGCCTGTGGAAGACTCACCTCAAATCAGCATCACAGATATAAAAGTGACCTCCCCACCTGCTTACAAAGTTGGTGACAAGATAGCTACTCAGAAaacatatggtttggctctggctAAAATGGGCCGTGCAAATGAAAGAGTTATTGTTCTGAGTGGTGACACGATGAACTCCACCTTTTCTGAAATATTCAGGAAAGAACACCCTGAGCGTTTCATAGAGTGTGTTACTGCTGAACAAAACATGGTAAATGTGGCACTAGGCTGTGCTACACATGGTCGAACCATTGCTTTTGCTAGTGCTTTTGCTGCCTTTTTTACTAGAGCATTTGATCAGCTCCGAATGGGAGCCATTTCTCAAGCCAATATCAACCTTATTGGTTCCCACTGTGGGGTATCCACTGGAGAAGATGGAGTCTGCCAGATGGCCCTGGAGGATCTAGCCATGTTCCGAAGCATTCCCAATTGTACTGTTTTCTATCCAAGTGATGCCATCTCGACAGAGCATGCTGTTTATCTAGCCGCCAATACCAAGGGAATGTGCTTCATTCGAACCAGCCAACCAGAGACTGCAGTTATTTATACCCCACAAGAAAATTTTGAGATTGGCCAGGCCAAGGTGGTCCGCCACAGTGTCAATGATAAAGTCACAGTAATTGGAGCTGGAGTTACTCTCCATGAAGCCTTAGCAGCTGCTGACCATCTTTCTCAACAAGGTATTTCTGTCCGTGTCATCGACCCATTTACCATTAAACCCCTGGATGCCGCCACCATCATCTCCAGTGCAAAAGCCACAGGCGGCCGAGTTATCACAGTGGAGGATCACTACAGGGAAGGTGGCATTGGAGAAGCTGTTTGTGCAGCTGTCTCCAGGGAGCCTGATATCCGTGTTCATCAGCTGGCAGTGTCAGGAGTGCCTCAACGTAGGAAAACTAGTGAATTGCTGGATATGTTTGGAATCAGTACCAGACACATTATAGCAGCCGTAACACTTACTTTAATGAAGTAA
- the TKTL2 gene encoding transketolase-like protein 2 isoform X1: MAYDAKPDVKTVQVLRDTANRLRIRSIKATCASGSGQLTSCCSAAEVVSVLFFHTMKYKPTDPEHPDNDRFILSKGHAAPILYAAWVEVGDVSESDLLNLRKPHSGLERHPTPRLPFVDVATGCLGQGLGAACGMAYTGKYLDKASYRVFCLMGDGESSEGSVWEAFAFASHYNLDNLVAVFDVNRLGQSGPAPLEHGADIYQNCCEAFGWNTYLVDGHDVEALCQAFWQASQVKNKPTAIVAKTFKGRGIPNIEDAENWHGKPVPKERADAIVKLIESQIQTNENLIPKSPVEDSPQISITDIKVTSPPAYKVGDKIATQKTYGLALAKMGRANERVIVLSGDTMNSTFSEIFRKEHPERFIECVTAEQNMVNVALGCATHGRTIAFASAFAAFFTRAFDQLRMGAISQANINLIGSHCGVSTGEDGVCQMALEDLAMFRSIPNCTVFYPSDAISTEHAVYLAANTKGMCFIRTSQPETAVIYTPQENFEIGQAKVVRHSVNDKVTVIGAGVTLHEALAAADHLSQQGISVRVIDPFTIKPLDAATIISSAKATGGRVITVEDHYREGGIGEAVCAAVSREPDIRVHQLAVSGVPQRRKTSELLDMFGISTRHIIAAVTLTLMK; the protein is encoded by the coding sequence ATGGCCTACGATGCCAAGCCCGACGTGAAGACCGTGCAGGTGCTGCGGGACACCGCCAACCGCCTGCGGATCCGTTCCATCAAGGCCACGTGTGCCTCTGGTTCTGGCCAGCTCACGTCGTGCTGCAGTGCAGCGGAGGTCGTGTCTGTCCTCTTCTTCCACACGATGAAGTATAAACCGACAGACCCAGAACACCCAGACAACGACCGGTTCATCCTCTCCAAGGGACATGCTGCTCCCATCCTCTATGCCGCTTGGGTGGAGGTGGGTGACGTCAGTGAATCTGACTTGCTGAACCTGAGGAAACCTCACAGCGGCTTGGAGAGACACCCTACCCCTCGACTGCCGTTTGTTGACGTGGCAACAGGGTGCCTAGGACAGGGATTAGGTGCTGCATGTGGAATGGCTTATACTGGCAAGTACCTTGACAAGGCCAGCTACCGGGTGTTCTGCCTTATGGGAGATGGCGAATCCTCAGAAGGCTCTGTGTGGGAGGCTTTCGCTTTTGCCTCCCACTACAACTTGGACAATCTTGTGGCAGTCTTTGACGTGAACCGCTTGGGACAAAGTGGGCCTGCACCCCTTGAGCATGGCGCAGACATCTACCAGAATTGCTGTGAAGCCTTTGGATGGAATACTTACTTAGTGGACGGCCATGATGTGGAGGCCTTGTGCCAAGCATTTTGGCAAGCAAGTCAAGTGAAGAACAAGCCTACTGCTATAGTTGCCAAGACCTTCAAAGGTCGGGGTATTCCAAATATTGAGGATGCAGAAAATTGGCATGGAAAGCCAGTGCCAAAAGAAAGAGCAGATGCAATTGTCAAATTAATTGAGAGTCAGATACAGACCAATGAGAATCTCATACCAAAATCGCCTGTGGAAGACTCACCTCAAATCAGCATCACAGATATAAAAGTGACCTCCCCACCTGCTTACAAAGTTGGTGACAAGATAGCTACTCAGAAaacatatggtttggctctggctAAAATGGGCCGTGCAAATGAAAGAGTTATTGTTCTGAGTGGTGACACGATGAACTCCACCTTTTCTGAAATATTCAGGAAAGAACACCCTGAGCGTTTCATAGAGTGTGTTACTGCTGAACAAAACATGGTAAATGTGGCACTAGGCTGTGCTACACATGGTCGAACCATTGCTTTTGCTAGTGCTTTTGCTGCCTTTTTTACTAGAGCATTTGATCAGCTCCGAATGGGAGCCATTTCTCAAGCCAATATCAACCTTATTGGTTCCCACTGTGGGGTATCCACTGGAGAAGATGGAGTCTGCCAGATGGCCCTGGAGGATCTAGCCATGTTCCGAAGCATTCCCAATTGTACTGTTTTCTATCCAAGTGATGCCATCTCGACAGAGCATGCTGTTTATCTAGCCGCCAATACCAAGGGAATGTGCTTCATTCGAACCAGCCAACCAGAGACTGCAGTTATTTATACCCCACAAGAAAATTTTGAGATTGGCCAGGCCAAGGTGGTCCGCCACAGTGTCAATGATAAAGTCACAGTAATTGGAGCTGGAGTTACTCTCCATGAAGCCTTAGCAGCTGCTGACCATCTTTCTCAACAAGGTATTTCTGTCCGTGTCATCGACCCATTTACCATTAAACCCCTGGATGCCGCCACCATCATCTCCAGTGCAAAAGCCACAGGCGGCCGAGTTATCACAGTGGAGGATCACTACAGGGAAGGTGGCATTGGAGAAGCTGTTTGTGCAGCTGTCTCCAGGGAGCCTGATATCCGTGTTCATCAGCTGGCAGTGTCAGGAGTGCCTCAACGTAGGAAAACTAGTGAATTGCTGGATATGTTTGGAATCAGTACCAGACACATTATAGCAGCCGTAACACTTACTTTAATGAAGTAA